Proteins encoded by one window of Mustelus asterias chromosome 9, sMusAst1.hap1.1, whole genome shotgun sequence:
- the LOC144498591 gene encoding cyclin-dependent kinase inhibitor 1-like has translation MMGLRAEEENLQMDLKGKADQVRRNLFGPVDHEQLQQDFQHLLRANIEAAGQKWNYDFGREVPSEGTLEWEELKCQDVPAFYRSRVISRGKHLCGLREAPVNSNFDHPVSPSKEIKSQAMPEPKRRRQTCITDYYSAKKRCTCAVHHSRKK, from the exons ATGATGGGTCTACGTGCTGAAGAGGAGAATCTGCAAATGGACCTGAAGGGCAAGGCGGACCAGGTCCGGAGAAACTTGTTCGGCCCCGTGGACCACGAGCAGTTGCAGCAGGATTTTCAGCACTTACTCCGGGCAAACATCGAAGCTGCCGGGCAGAAGTGGAATTATGACTTCGGGAGGGAAGTCCCGTCGGAAGGGACTTTGGAGTGGGAAGAACTGAAATGCCAAGATGTCCCAGCTTTTTACAGGAGCCGCGTTATCAGCAGAGGGAAACACTTGTGTGGACTGCGAGAGGCTCCAGTGAACAGTAACTTTGATCATCCAGTGTCCCCCAGCAAGGAAATAAAAAGCCAGGCGATGCCCGAGCCCAAGAGGAGGAGACAAACTTGCATAACAG ATTATTACTCAGCAAAGAAGAGATGTACGTGTGCAGTCCACCACAGCAGAAAAAAGTAG